A single Triticum dicoccoides isolate Atlit2015 ecotype Zavitan chromosome 2A, WEW_v2.0, whole genome shotgun sequence DNA region contains:
- the LOC119352870 gene encoding zinc finger BED domain-containing protein DAYSLEEPER-like produces MQKMSEEMKEKFDKYWLDVHGLMAMATILDPSYKTHMLQALFGSLYGYEHAANKVDEIKKLMVELLLEYKESDEPAASVQVAVQADKDQDDEAGILLDQYMMHQPIVSSQLRTELDLYLEEPALPRTQEVDIITWWKVGGMKYPTLQRIARDILPIPVTIVASESAFSTSGRILSAHRSRLAPKTAEALMCMQAWSRANMFDNVTSDHFAVQSVLEDEQEAMEECESEVTIED; encoded by the exons ATGCAAAAGATGTCCGAAGAAATGAAGGAAAAGTTCGATAAGTATTGGCTTGATGTGCATGGTCTTATGGCCATGGCAACTATTCTTGATCCTAGTTATAAAACTCACATGCTGCAGGCTTTATTTGGATCTCTTTATGGATATGAACATGCAGCCAATAAAGTTGATGAGATAAAAAAACTTATGGTTGAATTGTTGCTTGAATACAAAGAATCCGACGAGCCTGCTGCTTCTGTCCAAGTTGCTGTCCAAGCTGACAAAGATCAGGACGATGAAGCGGGCATATTACTTGATCAATATATGATGCATCAGCCCATTGTTTCTTCTCAGCTACGCACAGAATTGGACTTGTACTTAGAGGAGCCTGCTCTCCCTAGAACACAAGAGGTTGACATCATTACTTGGTGGAAGGTTGGAGGTATGAAGTATCCCACCTTGCAAAGGATTGCTCGTGATATATTACCCATTCCAGTCACAATCGTGGCATCCGAATCTGCATTTAGTACCAGTGGCAGAATACTTAGTGCACATCGAAGTCGCCTTGCACCCAAAACCGCTGAAGCTCTTATGTGCATGCAAGCATGGAGTCGTGCTAATATGTTTG ATAATGTCACATCCGACCACTTTGCGGTTCAATCTGTTCTTGAAGATGAACAAGAAGCTATG GAGGAATGTGAATCTGAAGTCACCATTGAAGACTAA